A single Comamonas sp. NLF-1-9 DNA region contains:
- a CDS encoding type B 50S ribosomal protein L31, with translation MREGIHPDYREVLFVDLSNGFKFVTRSCVTTKETDTFEGKEYPLYKLDTSSESHPFYTGTQKSVDSMGGRVEKFRNRFGRTSAR, from the coding sequence ATGCGTGAAGGCATACACCCCGACTACCGCGAAGTGCTGTTCGTGGACCTCTCCAACGGCTTCAAGTTCGTCACGCGTTCGTGCGTCACGACCAAGGAAACCGACACCTTCGAGGGCAAGGAGTACCCGCTGTACAAGCTCGACACCTCCAGCGAGTCGCACCCCTTCTACACCGGCACGCAGAAGTCGGTGGACAGCATGGGCGGGCGCGTCGAGAAATTCCGCAACCGCTTTGGACGCACCAGCGCCCGCTGA
- a CDS encoding MATE family efflux transporter, whose translation MTARSGIAHHALTVLVGQLAVMAFGVTDTIVTGRYSQDSLAALSIGSAVFVSVYVAVMGLFQALLPIWAELHGARRPRAIGASVRQTLYLWLAASAFGMAILLHPGAILRATEVPGALQAEVRSYLAILAFALPPALLFRIYSTLSQAVDRPQFVTWLQLASLLPKLPLSLWFTFGGAGIAPQGAPGCAWATLVVNYLLLGVALAMLARHPSFRRLALWRRPQPPDWAELRQFLRLGLPAALSITVEVTSFTLMALFIARQGALAAAAHQIAANLAAVLYMVPLSLAIAVSAHVSFCRGAGEEGQAAKLALQGFMASALMGCALAAILFASRAPLTALYTTSADVAALAAALLAWVALYHVADSMQTLCIFVLRSYRITLAPLLIYGVLLWGLGLGGGYAIAYRGWQGHGPWPSPLPFWGASTAALTLTALVLLWLLTRALRWHTRPAATAREAAGA comes from the coding sequence ATGACGGCGCGCTCGGGCATTGCCCACCACGCCCTCACCGTGCTGGTGGGGCAGCTGGCAGTGATGGCCTTCGGGGTGACGGACACCATCGTGACCGGCCGCTATTCGCAGGATTCGCTGGCCGCGCTGTCCATAGGTTCGGCGGTTTTCGTGAGCGTCTATGTGGCGGTGATGGGGCTCTTTCAGGCGCTCTTGCCGATCTGGGCCGAGCTGCACGGCGCGCGCCGCCCGCGGGCCATCGGCGCCAGCGTGCGCCAGACGCTGTACCTGTGGTTGGCGGCGAGCGCATTCGGCATGGCCATCTTGCTGCATCCGGGCGCCATCCTGCGCGCGACCGAGGTGCCGGGCGCCCTGCAGGCCGAGGTGCGCAGCTACCTGGCGATCCTCGCCTTCGCGCTGCCGCCGGCGCTGCTGTTTCGCATCTACAGCACGCTCAGCCAGGCGGTTGACCGGCCGCAGTTCGTCACCTGGCTGCAGCTCGCTTCGCTGCTGCCCAAGCTGCCGCTGTCGCTGTGGTTCACCTTCGGCGGCGCAGGCATTGCGCCCCAGGGCGCGCCGGGCTGCGCCTGGGCCACGCTGGTGGTGAACTACCTGCTGCTCGGCGTGGCGCTGGCAATGCTGGCACGCCATCCGTCGTTTCGGCGCCTGGCGCTGTGGCGCCGACCGCAGCCGCCCGACTGGGCAGAGCTGCGGCAGTTCTTGCGCCTGGGGCTGCCCGCGGCGCTGTCGATCACGGTGGAGGTCACGTCCTTCACCCTGATGGCGCTGTTCATCGCGCGCCAGGGAGCGCTTGCCGCTGCCGCGCACCAGATTGCCGCCAACCTTGCGGCGGTGCTCTACATGGTGCCGCTGTCGCTGGCGATCGCGGTCAGCGCCCATGTGAGCTTTTGCCGCGGCGCTGGCGAGGAAGGCCAGGCTGCAAAGCTGGCTTTGCAAGGTTTTATGGCTTCAGCCCTTATGGGGTGTGCGCTTGCAGCTATTCTTTTTGCATCTCGCGCACCTTTGACGGCGCTCTACACCACCAGCGCCGACGTCGCCGCGCTGGCCGCTGCCCTGCTGGCCTGGGTAGCCCTCTACCACGTGGCCGACTCGATGCAGACGCTGTGCATCTTCGTGCTGCGCAGCTACCGCATCACGCTGGCGCCGCTGCTGATCTACGGCGTGCTGCTCTGGGGCCTGGGCCTGGGCGGCGGCTACGCCATCGCCTACCGCGGCTGGCAAGGCCATGGGCCGTGGCCTTCTCCGCTGCCGTTCTGGGGCGCAAGCACCGCTGCACTGACCCTCACCGCTCTGGTGCTGCTGTGGCTGCTCACCCGCGCGCTGCGCTGGCATACCCGGCCCGCTGCCACGGCGCGCGAGGCTGCGGGCGCCTGA
- a CDS encoding spherulation-specific family 4 protein codes for MAPPAPQHVYTAGEAIALQVRVLADGAPAPDGLTVRWSTDAGSIQTQRAGTQGGLVSAVLTGAPAGQVTVQASADLQGQSASAKQFLQLRPPPRPLEILVPAYFGAGPKSSGWEALARSAREYPDLRITAILNPSDGIFNRVDAPLLQAATAFRAAGGHVLGYVMTDYGARSLSSVRQNVDRYLELYGSELIEGIFIDEMATSDKRADYYAQVQAYVKSRSAELRVVGNPGTRPGQAYALLTDTLVTFEGPEIQYRDFALQPSDAWLYRRSNAAQAMLVHDAVGCQAMQTSLQRALAADVNTGVVYVTDLHYDVPTHDGDPWAALPSYWDQFVASVAALNRGAALPACR; via the coding sequence GTGGCGCCGCCGGCGCCGCAGCACGTTTACACCGCAGGCGAGGCGATCGCGCTGCAGGTGCGCGTGCTGGCCGATGGTGCGCCCGCGCCAGATGGCTTGACGGTGCGCTGGTCGACCGACGCCGGGTCGATACAGACACAGAGGGCGGGCACGCAGGGCGGCTTGGTCAGCGCGGTGCTCACGGGGGCGCCGGCGGGCCAGGTGACGGTGCAGGCGAGTGCCGACCTGCAGGGGCAGAGCGCCAGCGCAAAGCAGTTCTTGCAACTGCGGCCGCCGCCCCGGCCGTTGGAGATCCTCGTACCGGCCTACTTCGGCGCGGGGCCCAAGTCTTCGGGGTGGGAAGCCTTGGCGCGCAGCGCCCGCGAATACCCTGATCTGCGCATCACCGCCATCCTCAATCCGAGCGATGGCATCTTCAATCGGGTCGACGCGCCACTGCTTCAGGCGGCAACCGCCTTCCGCGCGGCCGGCGGACATGTGCTGGGCTATGTCATGACCGATTACGGCGCTCGATCCTTGTCGTCGGTGCGCCAGAACGTCGACCGCTATCTCGAGCTTTATGGGAGCGAGCTCATCGAAGGCATTTTCATCGACGAAATGGCCACCTCCGACAAGCGTGCAGATTACTATGCCCAGGTGCAGGCCTACGTGAAGAGCCGGTCGGCAGAGCTGCGCGTGGTGGGCAACCCAGGCACGCGGCCGGGCCAAGCCTACGCGTTGCTCACCGATACGCTGGTGACCTTTGAAGGGCCTGAAATCCAGTACCGGGATTTCGCGCTGCAGCCGTCGGATGCCTGGCTGTACCGACGCAGCAATGCCGCCCAGGCCATGCTGGTACACGACGCCGTCGGCTGCCAGGCGATGCAAACGAGCCTGCAGCGTGCCCTTGCTGCGGATGTCAATACGGGGGTGGTGTACGTGACCGATCTGCACTACGACGTGCCCACGCACGATGGCGACCCCTGGGCCGCGCTACCCAGCTATTGGGATCAGTTCGTGGCCTCGGTCGCGGCGCTGAATCGCGGCGCGGCCTTGCCCGCTTGTCGCTGA
- the pelG gene encoding exopolysaccharide Pel transporter PelG: MAGIGFELRKILRKDTLLSLVQAYAYAGVVGSGPWVLSIVGILLIGIFSVSVVVPPSLVTQFQTSVTYLVATSLIFTGLVQLTFTRFVSDRLFEKHKHLILPNLHGLIVLVLVAAAVLGTLFLFLVLSGESLLYRLLMLAGFALLSAVWVFTIVLSGMKRYKAIVSLFALGYGIVVGASLLLRPFGLEGLLGGFVLGHYVLLAGMWLLALKEFSPARHLLAFDFLAKGKLYPSLVAIGLLYNLGIWADKFMFWFFPPTSEQIIGGLRASLIYDLPVFLSYLSIIPGMAVFLVRIETDFVEYYDRFYSAVREGGSLGYIENMRDEMVYSIQQGLSQIAKVQTLTVLLTFIVGPYLLDALGISRLYLPLLHVQVIGAGLQVALMAVLNVFFYLDQRRLILWLCLLFVLLNVLLTGASLALGAAFYGYGFALAALLTLSAALLLLSRNLNRLEYRTFMLQ; encoded by the coding sequence ATGGCGGGCATAGGTTTCGAGCTGCGCAAGATTCTGCGCAAGGACACGTTGCTGAGCCTGGTGCAGGCGTATGCCTATGCGGGCGTTGTCGGCTCGGGCCCCTGGGTGCTGTCTATCGTCGGAATCCTTCTGATCGGCATCTTCAGCGTCAGCGTGGTGGTGCCGCCCTCGCTGGTGACCCAGTTTCAGACCTCGGTGACCTATCTCGTCGCGACCAGTCTGATCTTCACCGGCCTGGTGCAGCTGACTTTCACACGCTTCGTCTCCGATCGGCTGTTCGAGAAGCACAAGCACCTCATCCTGCCCAATCTGCACGGCCTGATCGTGCTGGTACTGGTGGCGGCGGCGGTGCTGGGCACCCTTTTTCTCTTTCTCGTGCTGTCCGGCGAGAGTCTGCTGTATCGCCTGCTCATGCTGGCCGGTTTTGCCCTGCTGTCGGCGGTCTGGGTCTTCACCATCGTGCTCTCGGGCATGAAGCGCTACAAGGCCATCGTGTCGCTGTTCGCCCTGGGCTATGGGATCGTGGTGGGCGCTTCGCTGCTGCTGCGCCCGTTCGGGCTCGAAGGACTGCTGGGCGGCTTCGTGCTCGGGCACTACGTGCTGCTGGCCGGAATGTGGCTGCTCGCGCTCAAGGAGTTCAGCCCGGCGCGCCATCTGCTCGCTTTCGACTTTCTCGCCAAGGGCAAGCTCTACCCTTCGCTGGTGGCGATAGGCCTGCTCTACAACCTCGGGATCTGGGCCGACAAGTTCATGTTCTGGTTCTTCCCGCCCACATCCGAGCAGATCATCGGCGGGCTGCGGGCTTCGCTCATCTACGACCTGCCGGTGTTCCTGTCCTATTTGTCCATCATTCCGGGCATGGCGGTCTTCCTGGTGCGCATAGAGACCGACTTCGTCGAGTACTACGATCGCTTCTACAGTGCGGTGCGCGAAGGCGGCTCGCTCGGCTACATCGAGAACATGCGCGACGAGATGGTCTATTCGATACAGCAGGGCCTGAGCCAGATTGCCAAGGTACAGACGCTCACCGTGCTGCTCACCTTCATCGTCGGCCCCTATCTGCTGGACGCGCTGGGCATTTCACGGCTGTACTTGCCGCTGTTGCATGTCCAGGTGATAGGCGCGGGGCTGCAGGTTGCGCTGATGGCGGTACTCAACGTGTTCTTCTACCTCGATCAGCGCCGGCTGATCCTCTGGCTGTGCCTGCTGTTCGTGCTGCTCAACGTCTTGCTGACGGGGGCCTCACTGGCACTGGGCGCGGCGTTCTACGGCTATGGTTTTGCTCTGGCGGCCCTGCTGACGCTGAGCGCGGCGCTGCTGCTGCTGTCGCGCAACCTCAACCGGCTCGAATACCGCACTTTCATGCTGCAATAG
- the pelF gene encoding GT4 family glycosyltransferase PelF: MTNTHTSGADIALVLEGTFPYVGGGVSSWINQMIRAYPQYRFALVFLGGRRSDYGERRYELPANVVHFEEHFLYDIDAGVLTEQPAARRGSRAGDELARRLVQALAERREPAEVVRALREVMRHMLPGGELTREDFLYSERSWELICELYRRHCTDPSFVDFFWTLRIMLQPLWLLARVAHQLVDVRVVHSASTGYAGFLGALLQQTRGLPFILSEHGIYTKERKIDLFKSEWIRDNRNVFQRDPTELSYFRRLWIEFFEWLGRFCYAAADPIVALYEANRQRQISDGAPPGRTMNIPNGIRLERFAPLRGQRAPGMAPVLCLIGRVVPIKDIKTFVRAMFRVVNQFPDAQGWIAGPEDEDPAYARECRNLVSSLGLEENVLFLGFRKVEDLLPKVGLVVLSSISEALPLSVLEGFAAGVPAVVTDVGACRELVEGVGEEDRALGSAGAVVPIAAPQSLADAALALLSDPRAWEAASQAAVARVQRHYTDTLMFERYARVYEQALGRHEGVA; the protein is encoded by the coding sequence ATGACGAACACGCATACGTCAGGCGCAGACATCGCGCTGGTACTTGAAGGCACGTTTCCGTATGTTGGCGGCGGCGTCTCCAGCTGGATCAACCAGATGATCCGTGCTTATCCGCAATACCGTTTTGCCTTGGTGTTCCTGGGCGGGCGCCGCTCGGACTACGGTGAGCGGCGCTATGAGCTGCCGGCCAACGTGGTGCACTTCGAGGAGCATTTTCTCTACGATATCGACGCGGGGGTACTCACAGAGCAACCCGCCGCGCGCAGGGGCAGTCGTGCGGGAGACGAGTTGGCGCGGCGCCTCGTGCAGGCCTTGGCCGAACGCCGCGAGCCGGCCGAGGTGGTCCGCGCGCTGCGCGAGGTCATGCGCCACATGCTGCCGGGCGGAGAACTCACGCGCGAAGACTTCCTCTACAGCGAGCGCTCCTGGGAATTGATCTGCGAGCTCTACCGGCGTCACTGCACCGATCCGTCGTTCGTCGATTTTTTCTGGACGCTGCGCATCATGCTGCAGCCCCTGTGGCTGCTGGCGCGCGTGGCGCACCAGTTGGTTGACGTGCGCGTAGTGCACAGCGCCTCTACCGGGTATGCGGGGTTTCTGGGCGCGCTGTTGCAGCAGACACGCGGTCTGCCTTTCATCCTCTCGGAGCACGGCATCTACACCAAGGAGCGCAAGATCGATCTGTTCAAGAGTGAGTGGATACGCGACAACCGCAACGTGTTTCAGCGCGACCCGACCGAGTTGTCCTACTTCCGTCGCCTGTGGATCGAATTCTTCGAGTGGCTGGGTCGCTTCTGCTATGCCGCGGCCGATCCCATCGTTGCGCTGTACGAAGCCAACCGCCAGCGCCAGATCAGCGATGGCGCGCCGCCCGGGCGCACCATGAACATCCCCAATGGCATCCGCCTGGAGCGCTTTGCGCCGCTGCGCGGCCAACGTGCGCCCGGGATGGCTCCGGTGCTGTGCCTGATTGGACGGGTGGTGCCGATCAAGGACATCAAGACCTTCGTTCGTGCGATGTTTCGCGTGGTCAACCAGTTTCCGGACGCCCAGGGCTGGATTGCCGGACCGGAAGACGAGGATCCGGCGTATGCGCGCGAATGCCGCAACCTGGTGAGCAGTCTGGGTTTGGAAGAGAACGTGCTCTTTCTCGGCTTTCGCAAGGTTGAGGACTTGCTGCCCAAGGTGGGCCTGGTGGTGCTGTCCTCGATCAGCGAGGCCTTGCCTCTGTCGGTACTTGAAGGCTTTGCCGCCGGCGTTCCGGCGGTGGTGACCGATGTGGGTGCCTGCCGCGAGCTGGTCGAAGGTGTGGGCGAGGAGGATCGAGCGCTCGGCTCCGCTGGAGCCGTGGTGCCGATAGCTGCTCCGCAATCGCTCGCCGATGCGGCGCTGGCGCTGCTGTCGGATCCGCGCGCCTGGGAAGCGGCCAGCCAGGCAGCGGTGGCCAGGGTGCAGCGCCATTACACCGACACCCTGATGTTCGAGCGCTATGCGCGAGTGTATGAACAGGCGCTGGGCCGCCATGAGGGAGTCGCCTGA
- a CDS encoding PelD GGDEF domain-containing protein, with protein sequence MSDDLFAREQPAQGSGSPGDAGEARSFLPPNLLGNLVVTKARPAVVLGETLFLPLLAFVLGYLWSPDDPLQLHGNFPWPWFAPVIVALRHGFVAGLGGSSILLFGWLWSNFGRFDEFPQVHFFAGLALVMLVAEFSSLWRARTRRAETLERYLEQRLQQLVHEHYLLRLSHDRLEQELISRPMSMRDALAVLHDIGSVSADQPPPAARLLNLLVQYCQLEVASIHPVRGDVVDEAAWASTGGLASLAADDPLVRQALVMQRLCHVGQRSLDQQDTQYLVAAPLLDLARETYGLLLVRKMPFFALQPENLQTIQLLLGYYTDGLSVQGLARSIVEAVPDCPPAFAFELRRMMNVRQTTGVASAVVVLEFAERAVQRGLAAQIEHLKRELDEMWLLEREGRQALAVLMPLAGKAATQGYLARLETWAAQKGSHSLADLGVFPHILTVDGDETLVLIARIEAVLHA encoded by the coding sequence ATGTCGGACGATTTGTTCGCGCGAGAGCAGCCGGCACAGGGCTCGGGGTCGCCGGGCGACGCGGGTGAGGCGCGCTCCTTCTTGCCGCCCAATCTGCTGGGCAATCTGGTGGTGACCAAGGCCAGGCCGGCGGTGGTTCTGGGGGAAACGCTGTTCCTCCCGCTGCTGGCCTTCGTGCTCGGCTACCTCTGGTCGCCCGACGACCCGCTGCAGTTGCACGGGAATTTCCCCTGGCCCTGGTTTGCTCCCGTCATCGTGGCTCTGCGTCACGGCTTTGTCGCCGGTTTGGGCGGTTCGAGCATCCTGCTGTTCGGCTGGCTGTGGTCCAACTTCGGCCGTTTCGACGAATTTCCGCAGGTGCACTTCTTTGCCGGCCTGGCCCTGGTCATGCTCGTGGCCGAGTTTTCCAGCTTGTGGCGTGCCCGCACCCGCCGCGCCGAAACGCTGGAGCGCTACCTGGAACAGCGCCTGCAACAACTGGTTCATGAGCATTACCTGTTGCGCCTCTCGCACGACAGGCTGGAGCAGGAGCTGATCAGCCGTCCGATGTCCATGCGCGACGCGCTCGCCGTCCTGCACGACATCGGCAGCGTATCGGCGGACCAGCCGCCGCCGGCAGCCCGGCTGCTGAACCTGCTGGTGCAGTACTGCCAGCTGGAAGTCGCCAGCATCCATCCGGTGCGTGGCGACGTGGTCGATGAAGCGGCATGGGCCAGCACGGGCGGCCTGGCCAGCCTCGCGGCCGACGACCCGCTGGTTCGTCAGGCGCTGGTGATGCAGCGCCTGTGCCACGTCGGCCAGAGGTCGCTGGACCAGCAGGACACGCAATACCTGGTGGCAGCGCCTCTGCTCGACCTCGCCAGGGAGACTTACGGCCTGCTGCTCGTGCGCAAGATGCCATTCTTCGCGCTGCAGCCCGAGAATCTGCAGACCATTCAACTGCTGCTGGGTTACTACACCGACGGCCTCTCTGTTCAGGGTCTGGCGCGATCCATCGTCGAGGCCGTGCCGGATTGCCCGCCGGCTTTTGCCTTCGAACTCAGGCGCATGATGAACGTGCGCCAGACCACGGGAGTGGCCAGTGCGGTGGTGGTGCTGGAGTTCGCCGAACGCGCTGTGCAGCGCGGCCTTGCTGCACAGATCGAGCACCTCAAGCGCGAGCTCGACGAGATGTGGCTGCTCGAGCGCGAAGGCCGCCAGGCGCTGGCGGTGCTGATGCCGCTGGCGGGCAAGGCGGCAACCCAGGGATATCTGGCGCGTCTGGAGACATGGGCCGCGCAAAAGGGCAGCCATTCGCTGGCAGATCTCGGGGTCTTTCCCCACATCCTGACAGTGGACGGCGACGAGACACTCGTCCTGATTGCGCGCATCGAGGCAGTGCTCCATGCTTAA
- a CDS encoding penicillin-binding protein activator LpoB: MLDIKAKLARRLFVGMAIGAASWLAACSSIDLGQAPALERQASWVVLPFVNHTETPLAGQRAEAIAQAVLHAQGVGTVRSAPAPGVQEALFDAGDAARAQEALAWARKNKLRYALAGSVEEWRYKVGVDGEPAVGVTLQFIDVNSGDVLWSGTGGQSGWSREALSAVAHKLVRGLLTAGLAQTR; the protein is encoded by the coding sequence ATGCTGGATATCAAAGCGAAGCTCGCACGGCGTCTTTTCGTCGGGATGGCGATCGGTGCCGCCTCTTGGCTGGCGGCTTGCAGCTCCATCGATCTGGGACAGGCGCCGGCACTGGAGCGCCAGGCGAGCTGGGTGGTGCTGCCCTTCGTCAACCACACCGAAACGCCGCTGGCCGGGCAGCGCGCCGAAGCCATAGCGCAGGCCGTGCTGCATGCGCAGGGCGTGGGCACGGTGCGCAGCGCACCAGCGCCTGGCGTGCAAGAGGCATTGTTTGACGCGGGGGATGCGGCTCGCGCGCAAGAGGCCCTGGCCTGGGCGCGCAAGAACAAGCTGCGCTATGCGCTCGCGGGCTCCGTCGAAGAGTGGCGCTACAAGGTGGGCGTCGATGGCGAGCCGGCCGTCGGCGTGACCTTGCAGTTCATCGACGTGAACAGCGGCGACGTGTTGTGGAGCGGCACCGGCGGTCAGAGTGGCTGGAGCCGCGAAGCGCTGTCTGCGGTGGCACACAAGCTGGTGCGCGGCCTGCTGACGGCCGGTCTTGCCCAGACGCGCTGA